In a genomic window of Venatoribacter cucullus:
- the scpB gene encoding SMC-Scp complex subunit ScpB, with product MSQPPLKNILEAALMAAGAPLSLERMQSLFGEENPPSFSELRTALTELKQDLLGRGIELAEVASGYRLQVRTEVAPWVARLWDERPQRYSRALLETLSLIAYRQPITRGDIEDVRGVVVSSGIMKTLLEREWVRVVGYRDVPGRPAMYATTKEFLDYFGLKSLEDLPSLMEIRELDDANRRLELGDDAEARKEPAKDYEFRSDDEVAARGADVLAETEDDLARAADIVARVESSLFHRPDEGEAELPEKEPQDPAAASAQPRQLSDVLNRFTTTETGPGVDAAPREDDQ from the coding sequence ATGAGCCAGCCGCCGCTGAAAAACATCCTCGAAGCCGCCTTAATGGCCGCCGGTGCGCCGCTGTCGCTGGAGCGCATGCAAAGCCTGTTCGGCGAAGAAAATCCGCCGTCGTTCAGTGAACTGCGGACGGCCTTGACCGAGCTGAAGCAAGACCTGCTGGGGCGCGGTATCGAGCTGGCCGAAGTCGCCTCGGGCTATCGCCTGCAGGTACGCACTGAAGTAGCCCCTTGGGTGGCACGGTTATGGGATGAGCGTCCGCAGCGTTATTCGCGCGCCTTGCTGGAAACCCTGTCCCTGATTGCCTATCGTCAGCCCATTACCCGTGGCGATATTGAAGACGTGCGTGGCGTGGTGGTCAGCTCCGGCATTATGAAAACCCTGCTCGAACGGGAATGGGTGCGGGTAGTCGGTTACCGCGATGTACCGGGCCGGCCGGCGATGTACGCCACCACCAAAGAATTTCTCGATTACTTTGGCCTGAAAAGCCTGGAAGACCTGCCCAGCCTGATGGAAATCCGCGAGCTGGACGACGCCAACCGGCGGCTGGAACTGGGCGATGACGCCGAGGCGCGTAAAGAACCAGCCAAAGATTACGAGTTCCGCAGCGATGACGAAGTCGCCGCCCGTGGCGCCGATGTGCTGGCGGAAACCGAAGACGATCTGGCCCGCGCCGCCGATATTGTGGCGCGGGTTGAAAGCAGCCTGTTTCATCGTCCCGACGAGGGCGAGGCTGAATTACCTGAGAAAGAACCGCAAGACCCCGCGGCTGCCAGCGCGCAGCCGCGTCAACTGAGCGATGTGCTCAACCGATTTACCACTACAGAAACGGGGCCCGGCGTTGATGCCGCCCCCCGCGAGGATGACCAATAG
- the gph gene encoding phosphoglycolate phosphatase (PGP is an essential enzyme in the glycolate salvage pathway in higher organisms (photorespiration in plants). Phosphoglycolate results from the oxidase activity of RubisCO in the Calvin cycle when concentrations of carbon dioxide are low relative to oxygen. This enzyme is a member of the Haloacid Dehalogenase (HAD) superfamily of aspartate-nucleophile hydrolase enzymes (PF00702).) → MTSANLSRHPRPQAVLFDLDGTLVDSAPDFYTVVNSLRAEDGLPALPHPAIREQVSNGGMALARLTWNLTAEHPQLADYRLRLLARYSEHIGSASGLFPGFAQTLHGLQQAGIQWGIVTNKPRPYTEPLLQRLGIEAAVVVCPDDVSQPKPHPEPLFKAAADLNLEASQCWYVGDHIRDIDAARAAGMPSVAALFGYVEAGDDPQQWQADYSINQPQDLLHLLALN, encoded by the coding sequence ATGACCTCAGCCAACCTATCACGCCACCCGCGCCCGCAGGCGGTGCTGTTCGACCTCGACGGCACTCTGGTGGATTCAGCGCCGGATTTTTACACCGTGGTAAACAGCCTGCGCGCCGAAGACGGCCTGCCGGCGCTGCCGCATCCAGCCATCCGCGAGCAGGTCAGCAACGGCGGTATGGCGCTGGCGCGCCTGACCTGGAATTTAACCGCTGAGCATCCGCAACTGGCCGACTACCGCCTGCGCCTGCTGGCCCGTTACAGCGAGCATATCGGCAGCGCCAGCGGGCTGTTTCCGGGCTTTGCACAAACGCTGCACGGGCTGCAACAGGCCGGTATTCAATGGGGCATTGTCACCAACAAACCGCGCCCCTATACCGAACCGCTGCTGCAGCGGCTGGGTATTGAGGCCGCCGTGGTGGTGTGCCCGGATGATGTCAGCCAGCCCAAGCCGCACCCGGAACCCTTGTTCAAAGCCGCCGCCGACCTGAACCTGGAGGCTTCGCAGTGCTGGTACGTGGGCGATCATATCCGCGATATCGACGCCGCCCGTGCCGCCGGTATGCCCAGCGTGGCGGCGTTATTCGGTTATGTCGAAGCCGGCGATGATCCGCAGCAATGGCAGGCCGACTACAGCATTAACCAGCCACAGGATTTACTGCACCTGCTGGCCCTGAACTGA
- a CDS encoding L-threonylcarbamoyladenylate synthase yields the protein MSQFFQIHPDNPQQRLIKQAAEILRNGGLVVIPTDCAYALACRLGDKKATERVQRLRQLGPKHNFTLLCRDLSELSNFAKVDNSQYRQLKAHTPGAFTFILEGTREVPRLLMNPKKRTIGIRVPANAIAIALLEEMGEPLMSSSLILPGEDLPLADPYEIRERLEHDLDLVIDGGHCGFEATTVVDMTEEQAVVTRQGVGDASAFL from the coding sequence GTGAGTCAGTTCTTTCAGATCCACCCCGACAACCCGCAACAGCGTTTGATCAAACAGGCGGCGGAAATTCTGCGTAATGGTGGTCTGGTCGTTATCCCGACCGATTGCGCCTATGCACTGGCCTGCCGGCTGGGCGATAAAAAAGCCACCGAGCGGGTACAGCGCCTGCGCCAGCTGGGGCCAAAACACAACTTCACTTTGCTGTGCCGCGATTTATCCGAACTGTCCAACTTCGCCAAAGTGGATAACAGCCAGTACCGCCAGCTGAAAGCCCACACACCCGGCGCCTTCACCTTTATTCTGGAAGGCACCCGCGAAGTTCCGCGGCTGCTGATGAACCCGAAAAAACGCACCATCGGCATCCGCGTACCCGCCAATGCTATTGCCATAGCCTTACTGGAAGAAATGGGCGAACCGCTGATGAGCAGCTCACTGATTCTGCCGGGTGAAGACCTGCCACTGGCCGACCCTTACGAAATCCGCGAGCGGCTGGAACACGACCTCGACCTGGTGATTGACGGCGGCCACTGTGGTTTTGAAGCCACCACCGTGGTGGATATGACCGAAGAACAGGCTGTGGTAACCCGTCAGGGCGTAGGCGACGCCAGCGCTTTCCTTTAG
- a CDS encoding GGDEF domain-containing protein, with the protein MVSPLHSNGHAELQRENVVSAFGDLASRPDLRPELLLKLTGKLQTTLDLNQLLEIFFTEMQQAVLVDGMVYQHAELKLRYSIGRQPPHSASYQLQTQKDYMGELVFYRSTRFREHELANIEGLLSTLVFPLRNALRYQEALLAAYRDPLTGAGNRVALDQTLNREIELTKRHQQDLSILMLDLDHFKLINDLYGHATGDEVLKAVVDCIGRCIRQTDMCFRYGGEEFLIMLSNADGAGALRIAERIRMSISDLRFDTDKGPLQVTTSIGCAGMTFEDDKESLLHRADKALYRAKHAGRNRVICDVDEVTVV; encoded by the coding sequence ATGGTCAGTCCGTTACACAGCAACGGCCACGCTGAACTTCAGCGCGAAAATGTGGTGTCTGCATTTGGCGATCTGGCTTCGCGGCCAGACCTGCGCCCGGAACTGCTGCTGAAACTTACCGGCAAACTGCAGACCACACTGGACCTGAACCAGCTGCTGGAAATTTTCTTTACCGAAATGCAGCAGGCGGTATTGGTGGATGGCATGGTGTATCAGCATGCGGAATTAAAGCTGCGTTACAGCATCGGTCGCCAGCCACCGCACAGCGCCAGCTACCAGCTGCAAACCCAGAAAGATTATATGGGCGAGCTGGTGTTCTACCGCTCAACCCGTTTCCGCGAACACGAACTGGCCAATATTGAAGGCTTACTGAGTACCCTGGTGTTTCCGCTGCGCAACGCCCTGCGTTATCAGGAAGCGCTGCTGGCCGCCTACCGCGACCCGCTCACCGGCGCCGGTAACCGGGTGGCACTGGATCAGACCCTGAACCGCGAAATTGAACTGACCAAACGCCACCAGCAGGATTTAAGCATCCTGATGCTGGACCTGGATCACTTTAAACTGATTAACGACCTGTACGGCCATGCCACCGGTGACGAGGTACTGAAGGCCGTGGTGGATTGCATTGGTCGCTGTATCCGCCAGACCGATATGTGCTTCCGCTACGGCGGCGAAGAATTTCTGATTATGCTCAGCAACGCCGATGGCGCCGGCGCATTGCGCATTGCCGAACGCATCCGCATGAGCATCAGTGACCTGCGTTTTGATACCGACAAAGGCCCGCTGCAGGTAACCACCAGCATCGGCTGTGCCGGAATGACCTTTGAAGATGATAAAGAATCGCTGCTGCACCGCGCCGACAAAGCCCTGTACCGGGCCAAGCACGCCGGCCGCAACCGGGTGATTTGTGATGTGGATGAAGTGACGGTGGTGTAA
- the trpS gene encoding tryptophan--tRNA ligase — MSKQRVLTGITTTGTPHLGNYVGAIRPAIAASREATNETFYFLADYHALIKCQDPAAVHQSGMEIAATWLALGLDINNATFYRQSDIREIPELTWILNCVCAKGLMNRAHAYKASVDANIADGEDADKAITMGLFSYPVLMAADILMFGANKVPVGKDQIQHVEMARDIAQRFNHLFCKKEPLLTLPDYQVDENVAVLQGLDGRKMSKSYGNTIPLFLPEKQLQKQINKIVTNLQEPGEPKDPDTSTVFQIYQAFANAEQTAEMRQAYADGIGWGDAKKRLFALINAEVGEARERYNDLLARPDDIEDMLQQGATKARAISQPLLEQVRRAVGIYGFR, encoded by the coding sequence ATGAGTAAACAGCGCGTTTTAACCGGCATCACCACCACCGGCACCCCCCATCTGGGCAACTATGTGGGGGCCATTCGCCCGGCTATTGCTGCCAGCCGTGAAGCCACCAATGAAACTTTCTATTTTCTGGCCGACTACCACGCCTTAATTAAGTGTCAGGACCCGGCCGCTGTGCACCAGTCCGGCATGGAAATCGCTGCTACCTGGCTGGCGCTGGGGCTGGATATTAATAACGCCACTTTTTACCGCCAGTCCGATATCCGCGAAATTCCGGAACTCACCTGGATTCTGAACTGCGTCTGCGCCAAAGGCCTGATGAACCGTGCCCACGCCTACAAAGCCTCGGTAGACGCCAATATCGCCGACGGCGAAGACGCCGACAAAGCCATCACCATGGGCCTGTTCAGCTACCCGGTATTAATGGCCGCCGACATCCTTATGTTTGGTGCCAACAAAGTACCAGTGGGTAAAGACCAGATTCAGCACGTGGAAATGGCGCGTGATATTGCCCAGCGCTTTAACCACCTGTTCTGCAAAAAAGAACCGCTGTTAACGCTGCCGGACTATCAAGTCGACGAAAACGTCGCTGTACTGCAGGGCCTGGACGGCCGCAAAATGAGCAAAAGCTACGGCAACACCATTCCGCTGTTTTTGCCGGAAAAACAACTGCAGAAACAGATCAACAAAATCGTTACCAACCTGCAGGAACCGGGCGAACCGAAAGACCCGGATACCTCCACCGTGTTCCAGATTTATCAGGCTTTTGCCAACGCCGAACAAACCGCCGAAATGCGTCAGGCCTACGCCGACGGCATTGGCTGGGGCGATGCCAAAAAACGCCTGTTCGCGTTAATTAATGCCGAAGTGGGCGAGGCCCGCGAGCGTTATAACGACCTGCTGGCACGCCCGGACGACATCGAAGACATGCTGCAGCAGGGTGCCACCAAAGCCCGTGCCATCAGCCAGCCGCTGCTGGAACAAGTGCGCCGCGCGGTCGGCATTTACGGCTTCCGCTGA
- the rluB gene encoding 23S rRNA pseudouridine(2605) synthase RluB: MNERIQKLLALAGVGSRREIEGWIAEGRVTVNGVMARLGDRGGRHDDVRVDGRSIDLKDVGRSVRILAYNKPVGEVCTRTDPEGRPTVFEHLPRTKGERWVNIGRLDINTSGLLLFTTDGELANKLMHPSSGIDREYAVRVRGDVDDAMIARLKEGVLLEDGMARFTDIQYFDGDGQNKWYHVVLMEGKNREVRRLWESQGVTVSRLKRVRYGCIFMPSNVPVGTWVELAQKDVNDLYDLVGLERKNVKRMVGKEKENFERVAKRQKIRQIAAPKKTGPAKARQKKIGG, translated from the coding sequence ATGAACGAACGTATTCAGAAATTACTGGCGCTGGCCGGTGTCGGTTCACGCCGCGAAATTGAAGGCTGGATTGCCGAAGGCCGGGTAACGGTGAATGGCGTGATGGCCCGTCTCGGTGATCGCGGTGGCCGCCACGATGACGTGCGCGTCGATGGCCGTTCTATTGATCTGAAAGACGTCGGTCGCAGCGTCCGCATTCTGGCCTACAACAAACCGGTGGGCGAAGTCTGTACCCGTACCGACCCGGAAGGCCGTCCGACCGTGTTTGAACACCTGCCGCGCACCAAGGGTGAGCGCTGGGTCAATATTGGCCGTCTGGACATCAACACCAGTGGTTTGCTGCTGTTTACCACCGACGGTGAACTGGCCAACAAACTCATGCACCCGTCCTCCGGCATTGACCGTGAATACGCCGTGCGGGTACGCGGTGACGTGGACGATGCCATGATCGCACGCCTGAAAGAAGGCGTACTGCTGGAAGACGGCATGGCCCGTTTTACCGACATTCAGTATTTTGACGGTGACGGCCAGAACAAGTGGTACCACGTGGTGTTAATGGAAGGTAAAAACCGCGAAGTGCGCCGCCTGTGGGAAAGCCAGGGCGTTACCGTCAGCCGCCTGAAGCGCGTGCGTTATGGTTGCATCTTTATGCCGTCCAACGTGCCGGTGGGCACCTGGGTCGAGCTGGCACAGAAAGACGTGAATGACCTGTACGACCTGGTCGGGCTGGAACGTAAAAACGTCAAGCGCATGGTCGGCAAAGAGAAGGAAAACTTTGAGCGGGTGGCCAAACGCCAGAAAATCCGCCAGATTGCCGCACCGAAGAAAACCGGGCCGGCGAAGGCGCGGCAGAAGAAAATTGGGGGGTGA
- a CDS encoding segregation and condensation protein A: MQPVTPDNVVQPATAPAAGVVLPAAPSSRGGSGQQEMPFALVQGQPYTQLPLDLYIPPDALEVILEQFEGPLDLLLYLIRKQNLDILDVNVSDIVDQYMEYIDLMQSLQLELAGEYLVMAAMLAEIKSRMLLPRNREDGADGDEEDPRAELLRRLQEYERFKNAAENLDELPRLERDIFVADIDAPDRIQERVHPEVDMKELMLAFAAVLRRAERFEHHEIQREQLSTRERMSQVLAQLQGGHFVTFRSLFDGQEGKLGVVVTFLAVLELVKEALIDIVQQELFGPIHVRARSERPAEGPSYNEFSSPDGEPA; encoded by the coding sequence ATGCAACCCGTCACCCCGGATAACGTCGTGCAGCCAGCCACTGCTCCCGCAGCGGGAGTGGTGCTGCCGGCCGCGCCGAGCAGCCGGGGTGGCAGTGGCCAGCAGGAAATGCCCTTTGCGCTGGTGCAGGGGCAGCCCTATACCCAGCTGCCGCTGGATTTATACATTCCGCCCGATGCCTTGGAAGTGATTCTGGAGCAGTTTGAAGGCCCGCTCGATTTACTGCTGTACCTGATCCGCAAACAAAACCTCGATATTCTCGATGTAAACGTCTCAGACATTGTCGATCAGTACATGGAATACATCGACCTGATGCAGTCGCTGCAGCTGGAACTGGCCGGTGAATATCTGGTGATGGCCGCCATGCTGGCGGAAATCAAAAGCCGTATGCTGCTGCCGCGCAACCGTGAAGACGGTGCCGACGGCGACGAAGAAGATCCGCGCGCCGAACTGCTGCGCCGCCTGCAGGAATACGAACGCTTTAAAAACGCCGCCGAAAATCTGGATGAGTTGCCACGGCTGGAACGCGATATTTTTGTCGCCGATATCGACGCCCCCGACCGTATTCAGGAACGGGTGCATCCGGAAGTGGACATGAAAGAACTGATGCTGGCCTTTGCCGCCGTCCTGCGCCGGGCCGAACGCTTTGAACACCACGAAATTCAGCGCGAACAACTGTCGACCCGTGAACGCATGAGCCAGGTGCTGGCGCAGCTGCAGGGTGGCCATTTTGTGACCTTCCGTTCCCTGTTTGATGGGCAGGAAGGTAAACTGGGCGTCGTGGTTACCTTTCTGGCGGTGCTGGAACTGGTAAAAGAAGCCTTAATCGACATTGTGCAGCAGGAACTGTTCGGCCCCATCCACGTGCGGGCGCGCAGTGAACGACCGGCGGAAGGTCCGTCGTATAACGAATTCAGCAGTCCCGACGGAGAACCGGCATGA
- a CDS encoding YciK family oxidoreductase, with the protein MHIAPNALQGRIILVTGAGYGIGRTVALTYARAGATVLLLGRTQQALNDTYDLIEAEGLPQAAVIPFDLEEKDEERYRQLAGIIEENFGHLDGVLLNAGVLGQRTMLDNYHWDTWQKVMQINVNSQFILMKHLLPLLQKAPADASVIFTTSSVGRQARAYWGAYAVSKFATEGLMQLLAEELENTSRIRVNCINPGGTRTGMRNAAYPAENPASVPTADTIMPLYLHLMSPDSIGTHAQSLDARDWVAANT; encoded by the coding sequence ATGCACATTGCCCCCAACGCTCTGCAAGGCCGCATTATTCTGGTTACCGGCGCCGGTTATGGCATCGGCCGTACCGTCGCCCTCACCTACGCCCGCGCCGGCGCCACTGTGCTGCTGCTGGGCCGCACCCAGCAAGCCCTGAACGACACCTACGACCTGATTGAAGCCGAAGGCCTTCCGCAGGCGGCGGTTATTCCCTTTGATCTGGAAGAAAAAGACGAAGAACGCTACCGCCAGCTGGCCGGCATTATTGAAGAAAACTTCGGGCATCTGGATGGCGTGCTGCTAAATGCCGGTGTATTGGGCCAGCGCACCATGCTGGATAACTATCACTGGGATACCTGGCAGAAGGTGATGCAGATTAACGTCAACAGCCAGTTCATCCTGATGAAACACCTGCTGCCGCTGCTGCAGAAAGCACCCGCCGATGCCTCGGTAATATTCACCACCAGCAGTGTCGGCCGCCAGGCGCGCGCTTACTGGGGCGCCTATGCGGTTTCCAAATTCGCCACCGAAGGCTTAATGCAGCTGCTGGCCGAAGAACTGGAAAACACCAGCCGCATCCGCGTGAACTGCATTAACCCGGGCGGTACCCGTACCGGTATGCGCAACGCCGCCTACCCGGCCGAGAACCCGGCCAGCGTGCCCACCGCCGACACCATTATGCCGCTATATCTGCACCTGATGAGCCCGGACTCCATCGGCACCCACGCCCAAAGCCTGGACGCCCGCGACTGGGTAGCGGCGAACACCTGA